One segment of Opisthocomus hoazin isolate bOpiHoa1 chromosome 22, bOpiHoa1.hap1, whole genome shotgun sequence DNA contains the following:
- the LOC104336734 gene encoding ovoinhibitor, with amino-acid sequence MKVTGVFVKAALALCCCLGIAFGVEVDCSQYSSGISKDGTVWVACPRNLKPVCGTDGTTYSNECGICLHNKEHTDSVEKEHDGECEPKTIEIDCSRFQRTVVDGHVMVACPRILKPVCGSDSFTYDNECGICAYNAQHDTNVSKIYDGECKQIVTTDCSKYPTATTEDGKVLVSCPRNLNPVCGTDGITYDNECGICAHNGIHRTHVSKKHNGKCRQETAEIDCSQYPPRMIKGGKSLIPCPRILLPVCGTDGFTYDNECGICAHNLEHGTEVKKSHEGRCKEESTSVDCSRYLSNTKTGEAITACPFILREICGTDGVTYSNDCALCAHNIVFGTSVAKKHDGRCIEEVPQLNCSRYQTSTLQDGREMLACTMIYSPVCGTDGVTYASECTLCAYNLEHQTSVGKRKDGLCEEDVTKEYCKGFQEVSPICTMEYLPHCGSDGQTYSNRCDFCNAYLESNRTLNLISLTEC; translated from the exons ATGAAGGTAACAGGGGTTTTCGTGAAGGCTGCTCTAGCCCTTTGCTGCTGCTTAG gtATTGCCTTTGGAGTTGAG GTTGATTGCAGCCAGTACTCCAGTGGCATTAGCAAGGATGGGACAGTCTGGGTAGCTTGCCCAAGGAACTTGAAGCCAGTCTGCGGCACCGACGGCACCACGTACAGCAATGAGTGTGGGATCTGCCTCCACAACAA GGAACACACGGACAGTGTGGAGAAAGAACACGATGGAGAATGCGAGCCAAAAACTATTGAG ATTGATTGCAGCAGGTTCCAAAGAACTGTAGTAGATGGTCATGTCATGGTAGCGTGCCCAAGGATACTGAAACCAGTCTGTGGCTCAGATAGCTTCACTTACGACAACGAGTGCGGGATCTGTGCCTATAATGC ACAACATGACACCAACGTTAGCAAAATATATGATGGAGAATGCAAGCAGATTGTCACA ACTGACTGCAGTAAGTACCCAACAGCAACCACTGAAGATGGCAAAGTATTAGTATCCTGTCCAAGGAACCTGAATCCAGTTTGCGGCACAGATGGCATTACATATGATAATGaatgtgggatctgtgcccacaATGG AATACACAGGACCCATGTTAGCAAAAAGCATAATGGAAAATGCAGACAGGAGACTGCCGAG ATCGATTGCAGCCAATACCCACCAAGAATGATTAAGGGTGGTAAATCCCTGATACCCTGTCCAAGGATCCTGCTCCCAGTCTGCGGCACAGACGGATTTACTTATGACAACGAATGTGGCATCTGTGCCCATAACCT AGAACATGGGACTGAAGTTAAGAAAAGCCATGAGGGAAGATGCAAGGAGGAAAGTACTTCT GTTGACTGCAGCAGATACCTGAGCAATACCAAAACCGGCGAAGCCATCACAGCCTGCCCCTTCATCCTGCGCGAGATCTGTGGGACGGATGGTGTCACCTACAGCAATGACTGTGCGCTGTGTGCCCATAACAT cgTATTTGGAACCAGTGTTGCCAAGAAGCATGATGGAAGGTGCATAGAGGAAGTTCCCCAA CTCAACTGCAGCCGGTACCAAACATCGACGCTGCAGGATGGCAGAGAGATGCTGGCCTGCACGATGATCTACTCTCCTGTCTGTGGCACCGATGGTGTCACTTATGCCAGCGAGTGTACACTGTGTGCCTACAACCT GGAGCATCAGACCAGTGTTGGCAAAAGGAAGGATGGACTCTGTGAGGAGGATGTTACAAAA GAGTACTGCAAGGGCTTCCAAGAAGTCTCTCCTATCTGCACCATGGAATATTTGCCCCACTGCGGCTCTGATGGCCAAACATACAGCAACAGATGTGATTTCTGCAATGCCTACCT GGAAAGCAATAGGACTCTGAACCTCATCAGTCTGACTGAATGCTAA
- the LOC142363947 gene encoding serine protease inhibitor Kazal-type 5-like encodes MKIWSLLRSGKFSCPTNKEPVRSPDGKADLNKCLMCQRLLERDSRNKGSGGEVNRNVNSLGEDDCREFWDLFKKGKLTCTRENDPVRDSSGKQHSNKCIMCAEKFKRENGRKLSVNRQGNNKCFS; translated from the exons ATGAAAATTTGGTCACTTCTGCGCAGCGGGAAGTTTTCCTGTCCCACCAACAAGGAGCCTGTCAGGAGCCCGGATGGCAAAGCAGACCTCAACAAGTGCCTGATGTGCCAAAGACTGCT GGAAAGAGACTCAAGAAACAAAGGGAGTGGTGGAGAGGTCAACAGGAATGTGAACTCCTTGGGAGAG GATGACTGCCGAGAGTTTTGGGATCTCTTCAAGAAAGGAAAACTTACCTGCACCAGAGAAAATGACCCTGTCCGGGATTCCTCTGGGAAGCAACACAGCAATAAGTGCATCATGTGTGCAGAGAAGTT CAAAAGGGAGAATGGGCGGAAGTTATCTGTAAACAGACAAGGAAACAATAAG TGCTTTTCCTAA